A single Numenius arquata chromosome 1, bNumArq3.hap1.1, whole genome shotgun sequence DNA region contains:
- the CLNS1A gene encoding methylosome subunit pICln has product MVEEGGGGGAMSFLKRFPPPAEGVRHRQPDTEAVLAGRTLGAGTLYIAESRLSWLENSGVGFSLDYPTISLHAVSRDLSAFPCEHLYVMVNAKFEEEGTKEPPVAEGEEEEDSDDDAEPIAEFRFVPSDKSALEAMFSAMCECQALHPDPDDEDSDNDYEGEEYDVEARELEQGDIPSFYTYEEGLSHLTAEGQATLERLEGMLAQSVSSQYNMAGVRTEDSIREFEDGMEVDIAPVVAGQFEDAEVDH; this is encoded by the exons atggtggaggagggaggcggtggcggcgccATGAGTTTCCTCAAGCGGTTCCCGCCACCGGCCGAGGGCGTTCGCCACCGGCAGCCCGACACGGAGGCGGTGTTGGCGGGGCGCACCCTGGGCGCCGGAACGCTGTACATCGCCGAGAG TCGCCTTTCTTGGCTGGAAAACTCCGGAGTTGGCTTCTCCTTGGATTATCCCACCATAAGTTTACACGCCGTCTCCAGGGACCTGAGCGCCTTCCCGTGCGAGCACTTGTACGTCATGGTGAATGCCAAGTTCGAAG AAGAGGGGACAAAAGAGCCTCCCGTGgctgaaggggaggaggaggaagacagtgATGACGATGCTGAACCAATTGCGGAATTCAGATTTGTACCTAGCGACAAATCAGCCT TGGAAGCCATGTTCTCAGCGATGTGTGAATGCCAAGCTCTGCATCCAGACCCAGACGATGAAGATTCAGACAACGATTACGAAGGGGAGGAGTACGATGTTGAGGCTCGTG AGCTGGAACAAGGTGACATTCCAAGCTTTTACACTTACGAAGAAGGATTGTCGCATTTAACCGCAGAAGGTCAGGCCACTCTGGAGAGGTTAGAAGGCATGTTAGCCCAGTCCGTCAGCAGCCAGTACAACATGGCGGGAGTGAGAACAGAAGACTCGATAAGGGAGTTTGAAg ATGGGATGGAGGTGGACATAGCGCCAGTAGTTGCGGGGCAGTTTGAAGACGCAGAAGTGGATCACTGA